ATCATGATGCTCGACTGATGAAAGTTAAAGATAATGGACAAAAGTATCCTAAATTTTCATTTAATATTCAATTGGGAACTGATACGAAATCGAAGTTAATATGTGGAGTTAATGCAGTTCAAAATCCTACGGATCATTATCAAATTCCAGCATTAATGAATCAAATCCTCGTTAATCTAAAATTACAACCCACAAAAATTAGCGCGGATACAATCTATTCAACACTAGCAAATTTACAATATCTCGAGAAATTAGGTATAACTGCTTTAATTCCAACAAAACAGCAAAATAGAGAGAATTCAGGTAATCTACCTGACAATCCATTTGCTATAGATTATTTTGTTTTTGATGAATATAAAAATGTTTTTATTTGTCCCAATAATGAAGAATTAACTCTTGATGGAGCATATCCTGCCCCACAAAAAAAGGAGGAGGAAATAAAATCCCAAATTAGTCTATTCAAACTACCTAGCCTGCAAAAATTACAAATATAAAGTGAAATGCTATACAACCAACCATAGAGCAATAACAAGGTACGTCCACGAAGTTACATACAAAGTTGAAAGATTAATGTCTACTAAAGATAGAATAAAAGACTATAAATTACGTTCAAAGACTGTAGAAGCACATAACGGAACTTTCAAAAGAATTTACAACTATGATTATCTTCCAATAGTTGGTTTAAAAAGAGTACAAAATCAAATGTTCACAATCGTAGCATCATACAACCTAATAAGATTGTTTAATCTTATTAAAGAGAATAAAATGGATTTACATTCAGTCATTAGTGCAATAAAGTTCATATCACTAACTTAAAAAAATATTGAAAAAAAGCTAAAGGATAAAATGAAAAATGTTCAAAATCTAATAATTTCTGCCAACACTCATATTGTCCTACATAACACAAGAAGCAACAATATACATGTATAACAAAAGAATATATCCATTTACAATATATTCAGAGCTCTTCCAATCAATATTATGGACTTTAGATTCATGAGCAAACATTGAAAATACTCAACATATCTCTTCAAAAGAGTATTAGAATAATCAGTGATTTCAGTATTTTGTATACTGCAGCACCTTGTGTGAAGTAAATGGATAGAGTGTTTTTTATATAGCTTATCTTATTCAAATAGCCAATCTACAGAGAGATACCTCTCACCATTATCCGGTAAGATGGCAATTATTCTTTTACCTTTATTTTCTTCCCGTTTAGCTAATTGTAAAGCGGCCCAAGTAGCAGCTCCTGAAGAAATACCTGCAAAAATGCCTTCATCTTTAGCAAGCCAAATTAAGGTTTTTCCTGCTTCATCACTAGGTACTGGAATAATCTCATCAATAAAATCCGAGTCATAAATTGATGGAACAAATCCTGCACCAATTCCTTGGATTTTATGAGGTCCTTTTACACCTTTAGCCAATGTTTGTGATTCTTCTGGTTCCACAGCAACAATCTTGACATTGGGAATAACTTCTTTTAATGCTTTACCAATACCTGTGACAGTACCTCCAGTACCTACACCTGCAACAATGAAATCCACATTTCCTTCAGTGTCTCTTAAAATTTCCTGTCCGGTTGTTCTGTAGTGGATAGCTACATTAGCTTCATTGTCAAACTGTCCTAAAATAACTGAGTTAGGATTTTCTTTGTGCAGTTCTTCTGCTTTTGCAATAGCTCCACCCATACCTTCCGAACCTGGAGTTAATACAATTTCAGCACCATAAATAGCTAAAAGTTTTCTTCTTTCAACAGACATGGTTTCAGGCATTGTCAATATTACTTTATAACCTTTTGCAGCGGCGGCAAACCCAATTCCAATACCTGTGTTTCCACTAGTTGGTTCAATAATAACAGAACCTTCTTTAAGCAATCCTTTTTCCTCTGCATCTTCAATCATTGCAACGGCAACACGATCTTTTACACTGCCTGTTGGATTGAATGCTTCCATTTTTACATCAATTTCAGCATCTAAATCTTTTGTCAAATTGTTCAGCCTTATAATCGGTGTGTTTCCGATTGCATCGACAACACTGTCAAGTACTCCTCTTTTTAATTCAGGGACATTTGCCATATTTTATTCTCCTAGTAGATTATTTGTTTTTAATGGTATATTAAAAGGGTTATCTTAAAGTCATATAACTATTGTTATAACAACTGGTGATATATAACATTGTTCAGTCATATAAATGTTTTGAAAAAAATAATTTTAAAAATTAAATATTCCCCTTAAAATAATCACAAATCTCAATACATGGGCAAATCTCACATTGGGGAGACATTGGCTTACAAATATTTTGACCGAACTGAACCATCAAATCATTTAACTTAATCCACAAATCTTTAGGAGCAATTTTAGTAAGCTCAACTTCAGTATCTTCAGGGTTTTTAGTATCTACTAAACCTAACCTATTTGAGATTCTGTGAACATGAGTATCAACTGGAATTGCTGGAAGTTCAAAAGCAAAAACCATTACACAATTGGCAGTTTTTCTGCCTACTCCAGGAAGTTTTAGCATTTCTTCAACAGTATCTGGAACCTCCCCACCATATTGGTCAATTAAAATTTGGGAAACTTCCTGAATTCTTACCGCTTTCACATTATAAAATCCGGCTGGTCTGATTAACTCTTTTACATCATCAATCGGAGCTTCTGCAACTTCATAAATATTTCTATATTTGGAAAATAAATTATTAGTAGCTTGATCTGTGTTTTCATCACGAG
This portion of the Methanobrevibacter sp. V74 genome encodes:
- a CDS encoding transposase; this encodes MNDHDARLMKVKDNGQKYPKFSFNIQLGTDTKSKLICGVNAVQNPTDHYQIPALMNQILVNLKLQPTKISADTIYSTLANLQYLEKLGITALIPTKQQNRENSGNLPDNPFAIDYFVFDEYKNVFICPNNEELTLDGAYPAPQKKEEEIKSQISLFKLPSLQKLQI
- a CDS encoding transposase; the protein is MKCYTTNHRAITRYVHEVTYKVERLMSTKDRIKDYKLRSKTVEAHNGTFKRIYNYDYLPIVGLKRVQNQMFTIVASYNLIRLFNLIKENKMDLHSVISAIKFISLT
- the cysK gene encoding cysteine synthase A, with the translated sequence MANVPELKRGVLDSVVDAIGNTPIIRLNNLTKDLDAEIDVKMEAFNPTGSVKDRVAVAMIEDAEEKGLLKEGSVIIEPTSGNTGIGIGFAAAAKGYKVILTMPETMSVERRKLLAIYGAEIVLTPGSEGMGGAIAKAEELHKENPNSVILGQFDNEANVAIHYRTTGQEILRDTEGNVDFIVAGVGTGGTVTGIGKALKEVIPNVKIVAVEPEESQTLAKGVKGPHKIQGIGAGFVPSIYDSDFIDEIIPVPSDEAGKTLIWLAKDEGIFAGISSGAATWAALQLAKREENKGKRIIAILPDNGERYLSVDWLFE
- the nth gene encoding endonuclease III codes for the protein MNKEERVIRLVECLENTFEIRTFQDHDPYQVLIRTILSQRTRDENTDQATNNLFSKYRNIYEVAEAPIDDVKELIRPAGFYNVKAVRIQEVSQILIDQYGGEVPDTVEEMLKLPGVGRKTANCVMVFAFELPAIPVDTHVHRISNRLGLVDTKNPEDTEVELTKIAPKDLWIKLNDLMVQFGQNICKPMSPQCEICPCIEICDYFKGNI